The sequence below is a genomic window from Apodemus sylvaticus chromosome 6, mApoSyl1.1, whole genome shotgun sequence.
GATTTTTTAAGTGGCTTTGTTGCTCTGGCGTGAAACAACCTGGGTAATTGGCATGGTGTTCGGCTATTATTTCTCCTCCTCTGAGGTGTTTGAGAAGTGAGGGATGGAATAAAGCTTGTGATTCGCTGAGGGAGGGACTCAGGGGAGGGGCAAAATGTCAGCCAggctcctcctctgtcttcttggctcgttttttgtttgtttgttttggattgaGTCTCATTCCGTAGCCCAGGCTAGCGGGGATTTCACTGTGTTCATTAGGCTAGCCCTGAATTCAGTAGAGTTTTCCTGCCTTAGCCTACTTactgagtgctggaatttaagATCAGAGTCACCATGCCCAGTTGATACAGTGTGGCAACCAAAGCCAGGACTTTGTGCATACCGGCTGAGCACTCTGTTGACTGAGCTCTGtccccagttccccccccccccctctaaaaaaaaaaaaaagactgcaacTCCCTAAGCACAACAGGGCCAGATAACTAAGAACACACAACACCttccaattttattttgtatggttAATCAGCTGCActttaaaattagagatttacaaaTCTCCCCTTGTATCCCTCTCTAAATATTCCTCTAGGTTTAAATCCATCTATGAAGCTGGCAAGGTGATGCACGCCagtaatctcagtgcttggagCCTGGAGGGAGGAGGATCTGGGGTTTAAGGTCCTTGTTGGACACAgagagagtttgaggctagcctggaccacatgaaactttgtctcaaaaaagcaaaagacaacaAACAACATCTCCCCGACAATAAGCCCATTCTGTCCTATTTTTATGTAAGTTGAAGTTGTGcaattaatgagaaaaaaacGGGCACTTTAAAGGTGTAGCTCATTCCCCAAAACAGGGGGTAGATGAaggtataattaatatataattatatatatatcatgtatatgttATAATAGAAGTATATATAgggatatagatatatatgttaGCGAGGGAGGGGGATAATAAGACACTTTGTCTTAAAGGGGGTGCCTGAAGGCTGAGGTGGAGCTTGACTTGAAGGTAGAGTATTTGCCAAGCATGCACAAGGTGATGGTTGGGACCTGGAATGGCAAAGATGACCTGTGAGAACGGCAGGCTATTTGCAGCCTGCCATACATTCTGGAGGGGACGTCTTTGTCACTTCAGAATGTTGGACCAGGACCAACATTAGCAGATGCAGACGTTCATTTGTTCAACAACGACTCAGTGATGATGCCTCACATGAGCGGATACTAAGACACAGTCTAAGCTTGCAATTAGATCAAGACAAAGACTTTACCCACCTGTGGTACACTCAGACAACCTGGCTTCCTGCTTCCCACCCCTAGAGAGCCTGACATCACTGATTCGAGGTGCAGCCAGGGCAACCTGGTTTTTACCCTTCAGTGATTCTAGGATGCAGTTAGCATGGAGACCAGTGAGCTTCCCGACTCAGTGCCTCAGGGTTTGTACTAAGGCTGAAGGCAACAAGGGACGGATATGCTCAGGAACTTCCAGGAGAGTTTTAAGAAAAGCCCCACACATGAACTGCTTGATGACCCCCGATTGCCCTCAGAGCTCAGACTTCTCTTCTAAGCCCTTCTGGTTTCTCCTgtcactggcttctctctgctctgccttttACTTTAAATGCAAGTTTTGATGAATTTCCCAAGTTGCCCATTTGATGAGCTCTGCTAGGAAGCAGGCTTAATTACCATTTAAGTCAGTATGAAAAAAAACCCTTCACTGAATTAATCCACTCAACAAACACTAGTACAACAAACTACTGCAGGCCCACACTGGGCCTGTGTTGGTGGGCAGAAATACATGCAGCTCTACCATGTTAATACGTCATCTCCCAGTAAGGGCAGAGTAAAAGCCGAGCAACAGACGGACAGGCGAGGAGGAGAACTTGGTACTCCCTCTGCAGATGTGCTTGGAGCAGAAGACGGGAGCTGAAGTGAACAGAGGAGGAAAGAAGTCCTTCGAGGAGATAGTTCAAACTTTCTGGTGAATGTGTATTATGAGACTTAGTTGGCACTAAGTCCCACCCCGAGTCTTACCCCTTGCTAGAAGTACATGACCTTGTTCGTCAGGAAGTGGTTGGTGAGGTTGGGGAGATGGATGGGGAGTGTGATGTTGAGGGGAGACAGGGTGTGGCTTAAATTGCATCATCTTCAGTGTGTCTTATATCACTGTGACCTCCACTTACCTACAAACAAAATTCTGGGGACGTACTGGCCGTCAGGAGAAAGGTGCTTGTCGGTTGTTTCATACTgagattagaaaaacaaaacaaaacaaaaccaaaaacagctgTTAGTTTATTTTTTAGGTATTCTGAAACTTGCCAACACAAAAGTGGGTCCACTAAATCTTCCAGGAATTAGAAAGGGCACCACCAGAAAGAAGCACAGTTGttaggagagggtgggtgggaggctGTTGAGAGGTGGGTACAGAATATATAAAGAGAAGGAGGGCTTTAGGGATAAGCAAAGAGACTAGTGGGGGTGGAGGTAgcaaatacacacatgtgaaaGTGCCACAGTGGAACGCATTACTCTGCATGCTAATTTAAAACACTAATCAGAAAAGAGGATGCATCTAGGATTGTACCACGGGCCTTGAGTACTGTCAGGGAATCTCTTCCACAGAGAGTTCACGACACAGATAAGATGACAAGTTTCATGGAGAAGGAGCAGCGTGTGAAGCGGGCCATAAGGCAAGCAGGTACAGGATGTGATTGGTACCCAAAGAACAGCACAACTCAAGAAGGACGAATTTTGGAAGCTATGATTGGATGAGGCAGGAGACGGTTTGTTACAGAGCATGCGCTAAGATAGGAGGGTTGGTGATGAGGAAGTGGGACAGCAGGTAGGAAGGACGCTAAAGTACAAGACGCATGGGTAGATAGGGACAGCCAGAGCtcgctcgctctcgctctctctctctctctctctctctctctctctctctctctctctctccttctctctcctctctccttctctctccttctctctctctctctctctctctctctctctctctctctctctctctctctctcggagaGATGACAAGGATTAGTGAGACAGGCTGATAGGGAGATGGGCAAAGGCAGAGATTTGCAAAACACAGAAAACAGTTACTATAGCAATACAGAGATCTTGACCACTGAGGCATATTTTTCAGATAAGATTATTAACTACCACATTAAAACTTTAGTGTGCCACATAAATTACTAACAAAGGGCGGAGGGTGTGGCTGAGTGGTAGACAATTCCCTGGCGTGTGCCAGGTCCTGGGCTTAATACCAGCaatgcaactttaaaaaaaaaagattattaataaagtaaaatgtgTTTGGATTCTTGTCCATATGATGGTACTTGGAGGAGATTCTAGTTAATGCAGCATGACTTAGAAGACATGAACTCGACATTGACTGGGAAGAGACATGAGCGACGAGGAGGGGGACTTACGACCAAGTTGAGGAGAACAAACTGCTCTGCCAatttctggatttctttattttcagcaaACACTTTCTTTAAAGCTgtcatataagaaaaaaaataatatattggaCATTTATCTCAGCGTTGATTAGAACCcttattttctgctgtcttttCAGTCGAATAGTGTTTTAAATACAAGACCTACTTTTCTCCTCCAGCAAGTGATTTGTGATGTCGTCTCCGtactgttgcctgcctttgaacCTTCTACTCCCTAATTTATTTGCTGTCTCACCCCTTGATTATGTTTATACCATATTTACCAAATGGCTATTTTGTGGCAGATGTGGTTTTATACATGAGGGGAAATACCAGGAATAGAAAAGCATTCTATGTGCAGCTTCCAGAGTGCAGATGCTTCTGTGGGAACCACGGCATAAACCAGTGCATACTGTACATGTAGTAATTTCAtgtgtagatacatacatagcagGAAAATAAAGCAAAGCTTTGAAGAACTATCAGTTTGCCTTGGCAGATATCTTTTAGGAGGTGATACTGAGGTCAGGGAGTGGTTTATTGCGGGCacggggggtgggtggggtgggggggtagggggtagaTTGCCAAGACTATTGGAGATGGGTCACTGCAGGCAGAGGGGTAAGGGTGATAGTAAGAATAATAGCCTTCGTTAGTAAGGTTGAGAAGCATGAAGGCAGGCTGGATAGAGGGAGAATACTTGATCTTGACAGGGAAGAAAAAATCATGAACTGGATAGGTCAGGTCCAGTCCTGATGACCATGGCTAGGAATGGGGATTTAATTTTACTTGTCACGAGAAGCCACTGGGGCACCTTAGTGACAGGATCTAATTTGTACTGAACAGCATCAGTCTGGCTTCTGGGTAGAGCATTGACTTGCGGTCACAGGTGACTATTTTGGTATTGTGGACAAGGTCTGATGTTGGCTTGGACTAAGGCGATAGTTTTGAGGCAATAGGAGGCTGAATTTAGGCAAGATGGGCTACCTAATACACAGATACCATTGGGAAATGGAAACATAGAGGCCCTTATGTTAGGGTTATTAAGTGGAGACAGCGGTAGGTCCATTACACCAAATGTGGGAGCCTGTACAACCATGCAGGTGGCATGTTCGTGAAACCAGAGCTGGTCTGAAGTTATATCTTGATGGTAAATCTGATGGTATTTGATGATGTATTGGATCAAAAAAGATGAAAGAAGTTGAACATGAGCCCCAGGATTTCTAATTCAAAATATGTTAATTCAATAGTTAATTCAAGACATGGAAATAtgcaaatttctttttgttttaaaatattctttcttgttcAGCAGTGCTAGGTTCTAGGAATGCAAAGATGAGTGAACCGAACGATGGCCTTACATAAAAGCCTATAAAATAAATGCGGAAGGATAAATTACCTTGACTGTGTGGGCATTCGTCCAAGTGATGAATGACCATCAAGGGTCTGTTGCTGTGAGAGAGACAAGGACATTGGACTGTTAATAGGATGTCATGAATATCTGATAGCCACCACTAGATGGCGCGCATGAGAAACTCGAGGGAGCTCCACGTAACCCTCCGCTTTACCTTGTCTTGGATTTGTATAAGGCTTCTTCATATGTCTGAGTCCAGATGAGCTGATCGCCCCAACCTAGAACAAGAGGAATTGGTGTATTTAAATCCACCACACTTTCAGGCTCAAACCTGCTGAACAGTAATGCTGGAGACCTGGATAATGGGTACTCATTACTAAAGAACAAAAGCTCCCAGAGAGAAACTGATTATAAACTGCTAAATCGGGGGTGGGGGAATCCCCATATATCTTCATCATACCCACTTGACACCAAGATTCAGGGAATCTTTATGAATTAAGCTACAACTGAGAGCCAGCGAAAGATGGACTTCCTACCTCTGGACAGGGTCTGGGGTAGCTTGGGCCGAGAGTCCTTTGGGTCCTTTTTGGCTCCAGGTTTGACTGTGGTGTCTTTGGCCAGAGTACCAGAGATGGCCACAAGAAGCAGGATTGCGGACACTGAAAATTTCTCCATGGCAAATCTACACGGGAAATAAACAGGAATGAGAATTACAGAGTCTACCGCAGCGGAGGAAAGCACGTGGCACTGAAATCAGACAACAGGCAGGGGTGGAAAGTCACCTTCTCTAGGATGTGGGAGTTTCCTGGAGATATTTATTATGGGTATTGATCCATCCATGGTCTATGCCATCATCATCTATTGCTTTATCTATCAGTGGATATAGAGTATTAGTTGTATCTTATCTTGCAATAGAATAGACAGGTGTATTTTAAGAAAACACACAACTAGTTAAATGTGTGTATGCTTCAGTTAAGTAAATGCACATTTAAAAGTTATACTAAAAAAGATACTCGAAGGTAATTTGGGGGTACCTCTTATTCCCCCCttcagtgtctcactatgtagatgaaGACTCAAGTTCAAAGAGATAGAAAGGTTTTGGGAATAGGCTCAGAGCTAAGACTTCCAAATGTTTCCATTTTACAGTGCTAACGCCCACATCCCTTCCTGAAATAGTTGGCCTAAACATGCACATCTTTATTTACCCTTCCACTGAAATGGGCTCATTGCCATTGAAGAGTGTGCACGGATAGCATAGCCACATTCTTATTTCATTTAGAGCCCACTAGCTTTCCCACTCCACTGAAGACTCATCCCTCTCCCTAGTGGAGCATCTTCTCACATGGTACTAGCTCTGAACTAACAGACATCAAATGAACATTTTTGACCTTCGTCTGGGCCTGTACAGGCAGGGGAGGGCATCTACTCCAGTGCCCAGATGAAGTCTGTGATGTACATGACCCAGAGAACAAGAATAAAACCCAAGGTGTTTCTTTGTtaaattccctttctctcctctgttaATTACCAAGAAAAACTGTAGCGGATGTTCATGAATAGGCTATAAATGACACAGAATGTTGTGTGAATGGGGGAAGGAAGCCTACATGGGTTGTGTTTCATGTCACCCACAGGCCACCCCACCGACTGCTGCAGACTTAGAGTCTGGTAAAGCCAAATGCTGAAGTTGCCCAGGAAGCAATGTAGAACCACAGTGTCCATCTCTAGTTTTGGTATAGGTCGTGAATGAAGTCAAATAGACTCTAGAAAGGAAGCAGGATAGATTGTCTTGGCTTAGTGCTTGGAAGAGGGAAGACCCTCATAAAATATGAGCCTTTGCTAGACTAGATGATTAAAAAAGATGTTGCTTAGTTACCAATCCCAACGGATGCCTTCAATTAAACTGGCCAGTCATTATCCAAGTTTTAGAATATAGACACACAGTGGCTCAGAAAAGATATAAGGCACAGCAGTGATATAATGTCATACTTTTCTACATTCATAAGGAATGCTAATGATGATTTTTATCGTTTAAAATTTTATACCAACTAAAGTATATTATAATCTAGCAATTCCTAGCAGCCTTCTGAGCATTATGAGTTCTGTTTAATCTTTAAAGCTGGATGAAGTACTTCATGTGAGAATTATAATATTTCTGGAATACAAGCAGGTTCAGGAGTACAGATTGCCTTCCTTGGCTTTATTAACCAACACTTGACTATATATTGTTTATAGCACCACTTACATATgttgaaaatataaaagtaaattggTGGCGAAGCTCTGTGTTTAGTCCATTGTCAATTGTTGCTGTATAAATGGCTCTTAGGACTCCTTGCAATAGCTCTACAGATTATAGGCTGGAACTATTGATGTGTCTCATGCATTTTATGACAGGATG
It includes:
- the Agr2 gene encoding anterior gradient protein 2 homolog, which encodes MEKFSVSAILLLVAISGTLAKDTTVKPGAKKDPKDSRPKLPQTLSRGWGDQLIWTQTYEEALYKSKTSNRPLMVIHHLDECPHSQALKKVFAENKEIQKLAEQFVLLNLVYETTDKHLSPDGQYVPRILFVDPSLTVRADITGRYSNRLYAYEPSDTALLHDNMKKALKLLKTEL